TGACCTTTTCAATACCAGCGTCTTCCACCATCGTAGCAAGCTCTTCATCGATTATTCTTCCAACAGAGACGATTACTTCACCAGTTCTTGGATCCGTAATATTCTCCGAGGCTACTCGACCGATAATCCGTTCCCTCAAAGGCTCAACAATATCAAGGGAACCATCGGGAGTAACATCAACAATCGCCCCCACTCTAATGCCTACATCGGTACCACAATCCTCCTCACGAACGATCACATCCTGACTTACATCCACAAGGCGACGTGTCAGATATCCTGAGTCCGCCGTTCGCAGGGCCGTATCCGCCAAGCCTTTTCTCGTTCCGTGGGTGGAAATAAAGTACTCAAGAACAGTAAGTCCTTCCCGGTAGTTAGAGGTAATCGGAATTTCAATTGTCTTACCCGTAGGATCTGCTACCAAACCACGCATTCCCGCAAGCTGGCTAAGCTGTGATACGTTTCCCCTAGCTCCGGAGTGGGCAATCATATACACTGGGTTAAAGGAACTTAGGTTATTAACCATGGCCGTGGTAACCTGATCCTTGGCCCAGGTCCAAATGTCACAAATCCTCTGGTAACGTTCGTCGTTGGTCAACAGCCCCATTTTGTGCTGTTCTTCAACCAATTCCACCTCTGCGTTAGCTTTCTCTAGAATATCTACCTTCGCTGGCGGAACATCTAAGTCAACCACGCTAATGGTGGTACCGGATCGGGTTGCATAGTGAAAACCGATTCCCTTAATGCGATCGAGCACCTCCGCGGTGGTTGCATTCCCATACCGCCGATAGAGTCGGTCCACTAATCTTCCCAACTCGCTTCGGTCAACATCCCGGTCATAGAAACGCATATCCTCCGGAAGGATTTCGTTAAAGAGTACGCGCCCCGTCGACGTTTCGACCAGCTTGCCATTAAGTCGGACGTTGATCAAGGCATGTAGGGAAATGTCTCCTGAATCATAGGCCATAATCAGCTCTTCAGGACTGCAAAAACAACGACCTTCTCCTTTTGCACCTGGTCGAATCTGGGTGAGGTAATAGCAACCAATAACCATATCCTGGGTAGGTGTTGCCACCGGTCGCCCACTGGCGGGTAACAGCAAATTATGACTGGAGAGCATCAGTAATCTGGCCTCCGCCTGCGCCTCGGCAGAGAGAGGCACGTGCACCGCCATCTGGTCACCATCAAAGTCCGCGTTATAGGCTGAACAAACCAAGGGATGAATCTGGATTGCCCGCCCCTCTACTAACACTGGCTCAAAGGCCTGAATCCCTAAACGGTGTAGGGTAGGCGCTCTATTTAGCATTACAGGGTGTTCTTTAATGACTTCCTCCAGCACATCCCAGACTTCGCTACGCACCCGCTCAACCATCCGTTTGGCGCTCTTAATATTGTGGGCATATCCTTTATCTACCAAACGCTTCATGACAAAGGGCTTGAATAGCTCAAGGGCCATCTCCTTCGGGAGACCACACTGATACATTTTCAGCTCTGGTCCCACCACAATTACCGACCGGCCCGAATAGTCCACTCGTTTACCTAATAGGTTCTGTCTAAAACGCCCCTGTTTGCCTTTAAGCATATCACTTAGGGATTTTAGTGGTCGATTTCCCGGTCCGGTAACTAGTCGACCCCTTCTACCGTTATCAATGAGGGCGTCTACTGCTTCCTGGAGCATTCGCTTCTCATTACGAACAATAATATCCGGAGCGCCAAGCTCCAGCAATCGCTTCAAGCGATTATTCCTATTGATCACCCTTCGATAGAGATCGTTTAAGTCCGAGGTGGCAAAACGGCCACCCTCAAGCTGTACCATGGGGCGAAGATCTGGAGGGATCACCGGAATGACATCCAGAATCATCCACTCAGGCCGATTATTCGAACGGCGGAATGCCTCGGTGACCTCAAGTCGTCTAATAGCCCGGATGCGACGCTGTCCACTACTGTCTCGAATCTCTTTTCGGAGTTCCTCGGCAAGTTCATCTAGATTCGTCTGGCTAAGGAGCTCCTTGATCGCCTCAGCGCCCATCCCGCTGCGAAATCCATTGGGGTACTTGCTTGAGTACTCCTTATACTCACTCTCATTAAGCAACTGCTTAACGGTAAGCGGCGTCTCGCCCGGATCAATAACTACATAAGCAGCGAAATAAAGCACCTTTTCCAAGGATCTTGGAGACATATCAAGTAGTAACCCCATCCGGCTGGGGATCCCCTTAAAATACCAAATATGGGATACTGGTGCAGCCAACTCAATATGGCCCATCCGTTCCCGTCTTACTTTGTTTCTGGTTACTTCAACTCCGCAACGGTCACAGACTATTCCTTTATACCGCACCCTTTTGTACTTCCCGCAATGACACTCCCAATCCCGGGTCGGTCCAAAGATCTTCTCGCAGAATAATCCTTCCTTCTCGGGTTTAAGGGTACGGTAGTTAATGGTCTCCGGCTTTTTGACTTCTCCGTTGGACCACTGCCGAATCTGCTCCGGCGACGCTATGGAAATCCGGATTTTATCAAAGTTATTTACATCCAGCACGGGTAAGTCCCCCCCTAAGAATGGTAAATAAAGCTGGCATGTATCGTATCCTGGGGCAATCGCCCTTCACAATACTGTGCTCTCCGATTACCATCATGATCTTATTCCTTTTCATCTAAATCCTCTAGATCAAAATCCGAATCATCTTCATCTTCACTGACTTCGTCCAGATCCTCAGAGTCAATGGAACCCATATCCTCGTCATATCCATCCTCGCTAATACCTTCAATCTCATGGATATCCAAACCTAGCTCCCTGGCCATTTCGCCGATATCCTCGTCTTCCTTAATTTCGATTTCATCGGCTTCTTCGCTGAGCACCCTGACATCCAAGCACAAACTCTGCAATTCCTTAATAAGCACCTTGAATGATTCGGGCACACCAGGTTCGGGAATGTTCTCACCCTTCACAATGGCCTCATAGGTCTTAACCCGGCCCATCACATCATCAGACTTCACTGTTAGTAGCTCTTGTAGGGTGTAGGCCGCACCATAGGCCTCTAAGGCCCATACCTCCATTTCTCCGAACCGCTGTCCGCCAAACTGAGCCTTTCCTCCTAAGGGTTGCTGTGTGACTAAGGAGTATGGTCCAGTGGATCGCGCGTGAATTTTGTCATCCACCAGATGGGCCAGCTTCATCATGTATATATAGCCAACGGTTACGGGGAAGTCGAAGGCTCTGCCGGTCCGACCATCATAGAGAACTGTCTTTCCGTCCTCGGGAAGCCCTGCTTCGGCTAGACAGGCCAAGACTTCTTTCTCCGATGCGCCATCGAAAACAGGGGTTGCCATTTTTATCCCAAGGGCCTTCGCCGCCCAACCTAAGTGGGTCTCCAGGATCTGCCCCACGTTCATTCGTGAGGGAACCCCTAGGGGGTTTAAGACAATCTCCACCGGTGTTCCATTGGGTAAGAAGGGCATATCCTCCTCAGGAAGGATCCGGGCTACAACTCCCTTATTCCCATGTCTGCCCGCCATTTTATCTCCTTCGGAGATCTTCCTTTTCTGGGCAATATATACACGAACCAATCGATTTACGCCCGGTGCCAGTTCGTCATCATTCTCTCGGGAGAAGCTCTTAATATCTACAACGACCCCACCTTCACCATGGGGCACCCGCAGGGAAGTATCCCTAACCTCCCTAGCCTTTTCGCCGAAAATCGCCCGAAGCAACCTCTCCTCCGCGGTAAGCTCAGTCTCTCCTTTGGGGGTAACCTTACCCACCAGGATATCCCCAGGCCGCACTTCGGCACCAACCCGGATAATACCCCGATCATCTAAGTCTTTGAGTACGTCCTCACCGACATTAGGGATGTCCCGGGTAATCTCCTCAGAGCCTAGTTTTGTATCCCGGGCCTGACACTCGTATTCTTCAATATGGATCGAGGTAAACACATCTTCTCTGACTAGTTTCTCACTTAGCAAAATCGCATCTTCATAATTGTATCCTTCCCAGGGTACAAAGGCTACTAGCACATTACGACCTAAGGCCATTTCGCCTAGTTCAGTGGAGGGACCATCGGCAATAACCTGGCCTTTTTCCACCCGTTGCCCTCTCCTTACTAGGGGTCTTTGGTTGATACACGTACCCTGATTGGAACGTTCGAACTTCAGTAAACGATACTCATCGATTGCGCCTGTATCTGATTCAGCCACAATCTTAGATGCACTAACCTTTTTTACAGTACCACTATGCTTAGCAACACTCACAACACCCGAATCAACGGCAGACTTATACTCCATGCCTGTACCAACCAAGGGTGATTCCGGGCGAAGTAGGGGCACTGCCTGACGTTGCATGTTTGAACCCAT
This Limnochordia bacterium DNA region includes the following protein-coding sequences:
- the rpoC gene encoding DNA-directed RNA polymerase subunit beta', yielding MDVNNFDKIRISIASPEQIRQWSNGEVKKPETINYRTLKPEKEGLFCEKIFGPTRDWECHCGKYKRVRYKGIVCDRCGVEVTRNKVRRERMGHIELAAPVSHIWYFKGIPSRMGLLLDMSPRSLEKVLYFAAYVVIDPGETPLTVKQLLNESEYKEYSSKYPNGFRSGMGAEAIKELLSQTNLDELAEELRKEIRDSSGQRRIRAIRRLEVTEAFRRSNNRPEWMILDVIPVIPPDLRPMVQLEGGRFATSDLNDLYRRVINRNNRLKRLLELGAPDIIVRNEKRMLQEAVDALIDNGRRGRLVTGPGNRPLKSLSDMLKGKQGRFRQNLLGKRVDYSGRSVIVVGPELKMYQCGLPKEMALELFKPFVMKRLVDKGYAHNIKSAKRMVERVRSEVWDVLEEVIKEHPVMLNRAPTLHRLGIQAFEPVLVEGRAIQIHPLVCSAYNADFDGDQMAVHVPLSAEAQAEARLLMLSSHNLLLPASGRPVATPTQDMVIGCYYLTQIRPGAKGEGRCFCSPEELIMAYDSGDISLHALINVRLNGKLVETSTGRVLFNEILPEDMRFYDRDVDRSELGRLVDRLYRRYGNATTAEVLDRIKGIGFHYATRSGTTISVVDLDVPPAKVDILEKANAEVELVEEQHKMGLLTNDERYQRICDIWTWAKDQVTTAMVNNLSSFNPVYMIAHSGARGNVSQLSQLAGMRGLVADPTGKTIEIPITSNYREGLTVLEYFISTHGTRKGLADTALRTADSGYLTRRLVDVSQDVIVREEDCGTDVGIRVGAIVDVTPDGSLDIVEPLRERIIGRVASENITDPRTGEVIVSVGRIIDEELATMVEDAGIEKVTIRSVLTCRTRHGVCARCYGRNLATGDMVEVGEAVGIIAAQSIGEPGTQLTMRTFHTGGVAGEDITSGLPRVEELFEARKPKGQAIMSEVDGKIKIVETKGARKVIVITKDGEEKSHTIPYGARLKVRDGQTIEAGDQLTEGPLNPHDILRIKGVRAVHLYLLNEVQDVYRSQGVDINDKHIEVIIRQMLRKVKIEKSGDTELLPGSLVDIFDFEEENQRVTQEGGEPALCKPALLGITKASLATESFLSAASFQETTRVLTDAALKGKVDSLVGLKENVIIGKLVPAGTGMSRYRNIRVYPAEGLKTAATSAAEKSEVSASIES